TTCTTCCTCGGAAAGACCGGCGAGCTCGGATTCGATTTTACCGCTGAGCACCACGACCGCGCTGCCGTCGCCTTTGGCGACATCGTGCACCGCAGCGACCAGCGGCCCGGGCTTGCCGATTTGGGCTTCGTCGACGTTGGCCACGTAGAGCAAGGGTTTCGCGGTCAGCAAAAACGCATCGCGCGCGATCGCCATCTCCGTACTTTCGGCGCCGAAACGACGCGCCGGCTTTCCCGCTTCGAGCGCGGCGATCAGGTTCTTGGCCGCATCGAGCGAATCGCGCAGCTTCGGATTGGCGCGCGTCTCGCGTTCCAGCCGGTCCAAACGCTTCTGCATGGTGGCAAGATCGGCGAGCGCAAGTTCGATATTGACGATCTCGATGTCGCGCGCCGGGTCGGGCCGGCCCTCGACGTGCGTGACGTTGTCGTCCTCGAAACAGCGGACGACCATCGCGATCGCGTCGGTTTCGCGGATGTGACTGAGGAACGCGTTGCCGAGTCCTTGACCGGTCGCGGCGCCGCGCACCAGGCCGGCGATATCGACGAAGCGTACGGTTGCGGGGACGATTCGCGCCGCTTGAACGAGTGTTTGCAGCACCGCTAACCGGTCGTCGGGAACTGCGACTTCTCCCACATTCGGTTCGATGGTCGCGAACGGATAGTTCGCCGCGAGCGCTTGTGCGGACCGGGTCAGGGCATTGAAGATGGTAGACTTGCCGACGTTGGGCAAGCCGACGATTCCGCAGGATAACGCCATGATGCGGGCCCTTGCGTTCGTGCGTTCGACGCCCGCACCCTTGCCGTGCGGCAAGAGAATCAAGCGGGGGCGTCGGATACCATCCTATGCGCCAAATGAAGGTCGACAAGCTCGGGATCGACCTACTCACCCACGATCCGGTCGTGATCCTCAAGGACATGGATGGCTCGCACTACCTGCCGATCCTGATCGGACCCTTCGAGGCGACGGCGATCGCCCTGGCGCTCGAAGGGGCAACCGTGCCGCGACCCCTCTCGCACGACCTCATGCGCAACATTCTCGAGTCGCTCGACACCACGCTCGAGCAAGTGATCATTCACGACATCAAGGACTCGACGTTCTACGCGAAGCTGATCCTGCGCACCGACGGGGAGCTGCAGGAGATCGACGCGCGTCCGTCCGACGGTATCGCGCTCGCGCTGCGTATGAAGGCGCCGATCTACGTCACCGACAAGATCGTGCTCGAGGAATCGACGCCCGACAAAAAGCCGGTCGACGATTCGGAGATGTCGCGGTTCAAGAAGTTCCTCGACGATCTCAAGCCATCGGACTTCAATAGATAGACACCCACCGAAGAACGGAGATCAATTGGAAACCACGGAGCGCGCCGACATCGGCGTTTTTGGCGGTTCGGGATTCTATTCGCTCATCGAAAACGCACGCGAAGTGTGGATCGAAACGCCCTACGGCGCACCCAGCGACAAGGTCGCGCTCGGCGAGATC
The genomic region above belongs to Candidatus Baltobacteraceae bacterium and contains:
- a CDS encoding bifunctional nuclease family protein; this encodes MRQMKVDKLGIDLLTHDPVVILKDMDGSHYLPILIGPFEATAIALALEGATVPRPLSHDLMRNILESLDTTLEQVIIHDIKDSTFYAKLILRTDGELQEIDARPSDGIALALRMKAPIYVTDKIVLEESTPDKKPVDDSEMSRFKKFLDDLKPSDFNR
- the ychF gene encoding redox-regulated ATPase YchF, whose protein sequence is MALSCGIVGLPNVGKSTIFNALTRSAQALAANYPFATIEPNVGEVAVPDDRLAVLQTLVQAARIVPATVRFVDIAGLVRGAATGQGLGNAFLSHIRETDAIAMVVRCFEDDNVTHVEGRPDPARDIEIVNIELALADLATMQKRLDRLERETRANPKLRDSLDAAKNLIAALEAGKPARRFGAESTEMAIARDAFLLTAKPLLYVANVDEAQIGKPGPLVAAVHDVAKGDGSAVVVLSGKIESELAGLSEEEAREFCRELGIERSGLDELALRAYDLLGLMTFLTAGEKEVRAWTIAKGTKAPQAAGKIHGDIERGFIRAEIVSYDDYVKYKTMDALRTAGKVRSEGKDYVMQEGDVVNFRFNV